The DNA sequence ACCCCAACGTCCTGCGCGCTGCGGGCATCGACCCGGACGTCTATTCAGGTTTTGCCTTCGGCATGGGCATCGAGCGTGCCCTCATGTTCCGCAACGAGGTTGCCGACATGCACGACATGATCGAAGGCGATGTACGGTTCAGCGAGCACTTCGGGATGGAGATCTAACAGTGCGTATCCCACTTTCCTGGCTGCGGGAATTCGCAGCAGTACCGGCCGGAGCAACGGCCGAAGACGTCATGGAAGAACTGGTCAAGGTCGGCTTTGAAGAAGAAGCCGTCCACCGTCCCACGGACACCCTCCAGGGCCCCGTGGTGGTGGGCCAGGTCCTGAGCCTGGTCAAGGAACCGCAGACCAACGGCAAGACCATCAACTGGTGCCAGGTCCGCGTAGTCCCCGAAGGCAAGGAACAGACCCTCACCGGGGACGGCATCGACCCGTCCGGCGTCCAAGGCATCATCTGCGGCGCGCACAACTTCGTTGAGGGCGACAAAGTGGTGGTCACGCTTCCGGGCGCCGTGCTGCCCGGCGACTTCCGCATCTCCGCCCGCAAGACGTACGGCCACCTTTCCGCCGGCATGATCGCCTCGGTCCGCGAACTGGGCATCGGCGAGGACCATGACGGCATCCTGGTGCTGTCCCGCATCGGGCTGGACCCTGAGGTGGGTACCGACGCCATGGAGCTCCTGGGCCTGTACGACCAGGCAGCCGAAATCAACGTCACCCCGGACCGCGGCTACGCCTTCTCCATCCGCGGCGTGGCCCGCGAATACGCGCACGCCACCGGCACCGCCTTCACGGATCCCGCCTCCAGGGTCCAGGCGCCGGCCGAACTTTCCGGCGGTTACGGCGTCAAGCTCAACGACGACGCCCCGATCTACGGCAAGGCCGGCTGCGACCGGTTCGTGGCCCGCACCGTCAGGGGCGTGGACGCCACCCGTCCCACCCCGCCATGGATGGTCTCCCGGCTCCGGCTCGCCGGCATCCGCTCCATCTCGCTGCCGGTGGACATCTCCAACTACGTCATGCTCGAACTGGGCCAGCCCACGCACTGCTATGACCTGGACAAGCTCTCCGGCGACATCGTGGTGCGCCGCGCCGCCGCAGGGGAGAAGATCACCACCCTGGACGGCAAGGAACGCACCCTTGACGCCGAGGACCTGCTCATCACCGACGACTCCGGCGCCATCGGCATCGCAGGCGTCATGGGCGGCGCGGCCACCGAGGTGAGCGATTCGACGTCGAACATCCTGGTTGAGGCGGCGCACTTTGACGACGTGTCCATCGGCAGGTCCCGGCGCAGGCACAAGCTGCCGTCCGAGGCGTCCAAGCGCTTCGAACGCGGCGTGGACTGGCAGGTGGCGGGCATCGCCGCCCAGCGCGTGGTGGACCTCCTGGTGGAACTGGCCGGCGGCACTGCCGACGAAGCCGGCACCGACGTCGGGACCGCCCCGGAAACCGTCACCATCGAGCTGCCCGCAGGCTTCGCTGCCGCACGGATTGGCATCGACTTCACCGAAGACCAGATCGTCACCTCGCTTGAGGACCTGGGCGCCGTGGTGGCAAAGCACGACGCCGGGTGGACGGTGACGCCGCCGAGCTGGCGGAGCGACCTGGAGACCAAGGAAGACCTGACCGAGGAAATCGCCCGGCTGGTGGGCTACGACAAGATCCCCGCCACCCTGCCGGTCGCCCCTCCGGGCCGTGGCCTCACCCGTGTCCAGCAGCAGCGCCGCCGCCTCATCCAGGCACTGGCCGACGCCGGACTCACCGAGGTCCTGTCCTACCCCTTCGTCTCCAAGGCGGCCAACGACACCTTCGGCGTGGCCGACGAAGGAGGGGCGCGGACCGCCCTCAAGCTCGCCAACCCGATCAGCGAGGAGCACGGCTACCTGCGCACGTCCATCCTGCCCGGACTGATCGAGGTGGCCAAGCGCAACCACTCCCGTGGCTTCCGGGACCTGGCCCTGTTCGAATCCGGCCTGGTGTTCCTGCCCGAGGGGACAGTGGGCACGGCCTCCATCCCGCCGCTGGGTGCCAAGCCTGCCGATGAGGTTCTTGACGCTTTGTACGACGGCGTCCCGAACCAGCCGTTCCACATCGCGGCAGTCCTCACCGGCCACGATTCCCCGGCCGCCGCGTCCCACACGCCCCGTGTGTGGGACTGGGCCGACGCCCTGGACGTGGCCCGGCTTGCCGGCGACGTGCTGGGCGTGGACCTGGTGGTCAGCCAGGGCAGCCACCAGGCGTTCCACCCCGGCCGCACCGCCCGGCTGGCGCTGCGCACGGGGGAGACCGTTGGCTACGCCGGCGAACTGCACCCCAAGCTGCTGGCCGCCTCGGACATGCCCGCCCGTTCGGTGGCACTGGAACTTGATGCCGATGCCCTGTTCGAGGCCGCGCCGGACGTGATTGTGGCCCGCCACATTTCCACGTTCCCGGTGGCCACCCAGGACGTGGCGCTCGTGGTCCCGGCCGACGTGGCGGCAGACGACGTCCTTGCCGCCCTGCGCGAAGGCGCCGGAGAGCTGCTGGAAGACGTGGCACTGTTCGACGTTTACGCAGGCAGGGGCATCGAGGACGGCAAGAAGTCGCTGGCCTTCGGGCTCCGCTTCCGGGCCGCCGACCGCACCCTGACCGCTGACGAGGCCTCGGCGGCGCGTGAAGGCGCAGTTGCGCTGGCTGCCGAACGCTTCGGAGCTGTCCAGCGGTAGGGTTCCTCCAGGCTTTTCGGGAAGGGCGGGTCATGGCGCAATGCGAAGTGCGCGCCATCCCGCCCTTCCTGCTGTCCGGGGAAGCGGCTGGGGTGCAGCAGGACGCCGAAGGCCTCCTGGACAGCGTCGAATTGGCGCGGGCCAAGGCTTTGCCGCCAGCCGCCGGCATTGCTTTTCTGGCCGGCCGGCTGGCGCAGCGGAGGCTCGCCGCGGAGCTGCTCTCACTTCCCGCCGCAGACCTCACCGTGGCCTACAGCTGCCCGCAGTGCGGAACCGGTCCCGGGGTGGGCCACGGCCGGCCGGGATACAGCTATCGGGGTGCCCCCGTGCCGCTGGCACTGAGCTTGTCCCGGGCAGCGGGCTGGACATTGTTGGTGGCTGTGGTGGACGCCTCGCCGGGAACGCGGCTGGGCGCCGACATCGAGGATCCGTCCCGTACCGGCTTTGACGGGTTCGACGGGCTTGCCCTGACGCCTGCGGAGCGCCGGAACCTCCGGAACGTCAGGGTGGAGCTGCTGCCGGCGGCGAGGGCCAGGCTCTGGGCACGCAAGGAAGCCTGGCTGAAAATGACCGGTGACGGACTCCGGACTGCGCCGTCCACCGTGGACGTCAGCGGGCGTCCCGGCCTGCGGGACCTGGGCCCTGCTGAAACCGGGCTGCCCGCACACCTGGCCGCCGCCGTCGCACTCTCCGGACCCGTTCAGGCCAGCGGAAGCGGCGGCAGCGGCTCCTCGTAAAGCCATGGGTGCAGCAGCGGCTCCGCATCGACAGCTGTGGCGCTGCTGACCGCCACGATGAAGTCCTGCGTCGTGACGGAGCCGTGCCTGTGACCGGCTGTCCAGTCCTGCAGGACGGCGAAAAAGGCGAGGTCGCCCACGGCCGTCCGGACGGCGTGCAGGGCCAGGGCGCCCCGCTTGTACACGCGGTCATCGAACATGCGCGCCGGACCGGGATCGCCCACCAGGATGTCCTGGTCCTCAGCCTGCAACCGCTGCCAGGCCGCCGCGGCCCGCTCCGCCACGGGCATGACACCGGCTTCCTCGGACCAGATCCACTCGGCATAGCAGGCGAAGCCCTCGTGCAGCCAGATGTCCTGCCACCCCGCAGCGGTCAGGGAATTGCCAAACCACTGATGCGACAGCTCATGGGCGATCAGGCGCTGGGACTCCCAGTCCAGGCCCAGGTGGTTGGGACCCAGGATTGCCATCGACTGCGCCTCAAGCGGGATTTCCAGTTCGTCCTCGGTCACCACCACCGTGTACGCGGGAAACGGATAAGGGCCAAAGCAATTGCTGAAGGTGCGCATCATTGCCGGTTGCCGGGCCAGTCCTGTCCTGGCACGGTCCGCCAAGGCGTGGGAGACCGCCACGGACTGCGGAACCGGGGCCCCGTGCCGTCCGGCGTCCAGATCCAACGGCACGTACCTGCCAATCTGGACGGTCGCAAGATAGGCGGCCATCGGCTCCGCCTGTTCGTAGACCCAGGTTTCCCGGCTGGCGCGGGCCGTGTGCGATTGCAGTACGCCGTTGCACACCACCCGGTAGTTCGCTTCAGTGGTGACCGTGAACCGGTAGCTGGCCTTGTCCCCGGAGTGGTCGTTGCAGGGGAACCAGGAGGGGGCACCGTTGGGTTGCCCGGCCACCAGGACACCGTCCGTCAGTTCCTCCCAGCCCACCTCGCCCCAGGGGCCGCGCCGCGGCCGCGGGTTGCCCTCATAGCGCACCTCCAGGGTGAAGGGCTGTTCCGGTTCGAAGGGGGCTTGCGAGGTGACGACCAGCTGCCCGGCCCGCTGGCTGAACCGGAGCGGTTTGCGGCCATCCAGCAGGACCTTGGTGGCGCGCAGGCCAACGAGGTCCAGGACAATGGCCGACGTCGGAGCGCAAGTGACGCCGTGCAGCACCGCTTTGCCGCTGAGCCGGTTGCTGGCCACCCGGTAGTCCAGGTCCAGTTCGTACCGCTCGACGCGGAAGGCGTTTGTCCCGGCACCGGGCAGGTACGGGTCCGGGGAGGTTCCCGTGGCTGCGGGAATGCTGCCCCGGGCGGCTGATGCTGAAGAACTCATGGGACCTTCGGTTAGGTGGCAGGCGGCGATCCGGGCCCGCTCCATGGGCTGACCGGGTTACCCATCCAGTACGTCGCGGCGGGCACTGCTTCGCCGCGCATCACCAAGGATGCCGGCCCCACCGTTCCGCCGGCGCCGATGCTGGCCTGGGGAAGGATGACCCCGTGCGGGCCCATGGTGGCCCCGTCCTCGAGCGTAACAGCGTCAATGCTCATCACACGGTCGTGGAACAGGTGCGTCTGCACCACGCAGCCCCGGTTGACCGTGGAATTCCTGCCAAGGGCCACCAGGTCGGCTTCAGGCAGCCAGTAGCTCTCGCACCACGTGCCGCTGCCAATTTTCGCCCCGAGCGCCCGCAGCCACCAGACCAGCGCGGGGGTGCCCGATGCTGCCCGGGCGAACCACGGCGCCGTGACCAGTTCGATGAAGCTGTCCACCACTTCGTTCCGCCAGATAAAGGAGCTCCACAGTGGATGTTCGCCGGGCCGGATCCGCCCCACCAGCACCCATTTCGCGGCGACGGACGCCCCTGCCGCCACGAGGCCCGCCAGCAGCATCACGACGCCGGTGAGCAGGGCGGCGGCGGCGTAGCCCCAGGTTGTTGCGATCCAGTCGAAGGCCAGCATGGTACCGGCCGCGATGGCGACCGTGAGCATGACCGGCAGAAAGCGGCCCAGTTCCCACAGGGTGCGGGCGACTTTCAGCCGCGCCGGGGGCTGGAAAGTGCGCGAATCGTCGGAGGCGATCGCGGTCCGCCGCAACCGGACGGGCGGGCTTCCCAGCCAGGAGGTGCCGGATTTTGCCTTCGCCGGTGTGGCGGACAGGACGGCCACGAGTGAGTTCTTGGGGACGCTGCGTCCCGCGGCGGTCATGCCCGAATTGCCCAGGAAGGACCTTTTGCCGATCTTCGCCGGTGCCACCCGCAGCCAGCCGCCGTCGAGTTCGTAGGAGGCCACCATGGTGTCATCGGCGAGGAAGGCGCCCTCGCCCACGGTGGTCATCTTCGGTATCAGCAGCACGGTGGAGGCCTCGACGTTCTTACCGACCTTCGCGCCCAGCAGGCGCAGCCACACCGGCGTGAACAGGCTCGCGTAGATGGGGAAAAGCAGGTCCCTGGCCAGGTCCAGCACCCGCTCGGTGGCCCAGATCTGCCACCCCACCCGGCTGCGGATCCGGTAGTAGCCCTCCGTGATCCCGATGGAGAGGAGCCGCGTGGCAACCAGCACCAGGACGGCGTTCGTGGCGAACCACACCAGCGATGCCGGAGCAAGGGCCGCCAGCAGCCGGGGGAGGGCCCCGGTCAGCGACGTACTGCCCTGGACGAAGGTGAACGCGACCCACAGCGCGGCGGCAGCAGACAGGTACGGAATGAAGGACAGGCACGCAGACGCCAGGGAAAATCCGGCAAACCACGCACGTGCGGCAAACTTGCCCTGGGGCGGGGCATGTGGCACGCTGTGTTTGGCCTTGCCCTGCCGGCGGGCCGGTGAACCTGCGGCCAATTGGCCTGCCTTCACCTTCCCCAGCACCGCGGAACCGGCTTCCACCTGCGCCCCGGCCCCAATCGAGGCGCCGGGCATCAGCGTGCTGCGTGCACCCACGCTGGCACCGCGGCCAATGCGGATGGCCCCAATGTGAACGTCGTCGCCGTCGATCCACCAGCCTGACAGGTCCACCTCCGGTTCCACGTTGGCTCCGCTGCCGAGCGTCAGCAGCCCCGTGACAGGCGGCAGCGAATGAAGCTGGACGTCCCTGCCGATCTTCGCCCCCAGCGCCCGGGCGTAGTACGGCACCCAGGGCGCACTGGCGAGGCTGATGGCCCCTGCCAGGTCCTGGATCTGTTCCGCCAGCCACAACCGCAGGTGGACCCGCCCGGACCGGGGATAGATGCCTGGCCTGACGCCCCGGAGGAGGACCCTCGCGGCTGCGATGGACAGCAGCATGCGCCCGGCCGGGCTGACGAACACCAGCCAGGACGCTGCCACCCACCACCACGAAATGGTCGGTGCAGCAGTAAATCCGGCGAGTCCGGCCAACAGGTTGTTGATTGCCATGAGGTAGGTCAGCCACCGCATGCCCACCAGGATGTGCAGCGGCACACCCATCAGTGTCTGGAAGACCTGCGACTTCCTGGCAGTTGGCCGCACCGTCCGCTCCCGCGCAGGAACGGAGTCCCCGGATTGGTTGACCTGCCGCGCCAGCTCCACCAGTGCCCCGACCCTCGGCGTCGCGTAAACATCGGCCACCGTGATGGTGGGGTAGCGGACCCTCAGCGCGGAGACCAGCTGGGCGGCGGACAGCGAACCGCCGCCGTAGGCGAAGAAGTCGGCGTCCAGCGATGTGACGGGGCTGCCCAGCACGCTGCTCCACTGTTCCACCACCCACGCGGCATCATCCGGAAGGTTCAACGGAGCGGCATCCGCCTCTGCGGCGCCTGCACCCGCCAGGGGCCACGGCAGGGCGTGCCGGTCCACTTTTCCGCTGGTCTTGGTGGGCAGCGAGTCAACTGTGGTCAACAATGGCACCAGCGCCGCCGGAAGGCTTGCCGCCAGCTGTTCCCGTGCGGCACCCAGGTCCATGTCGTGGCCCGGTGCGGGGGCAAGATAGCCCACCAGGATGTGGTTGCCTGCGGCGGTGGTCTGCACGGCGGCCGCCGCGCCGGCCACCCCGGGGAGGGCCTGCATGGCTGCGTCGATCTCGCCGAGTTCGATCCGGCGGCCGCCCAGCTTGACCTGGTCGTCCGCGCGGCCCTGGAAGATCAGGCCCGCCTGTTCGAACCGCACGAGGTCCCCCGAGCGGTAAGCCCGCTCCCACCCCAGGCTGGGCATGGGCGCGTACTTTTCCGCGTCCTTGGCCGGATCCAGGTACCGTGCCAGCCCCACCCCGCCGATAATCAGTTCACCCGTTCCGCCCTCGGGCACCGGGACACCCGCGGCATCGACAACGGCAAGGTCCCAACCGTCCAGGGGCAGTCCGATCCGTATTGGTCCGGGGCCGCCCAGCGGCGCCGCGCACGCCACCACCGTTGCTTCCGTGGGGCCGTACGTGTTCCAGACCTCCCGGCCCTCCACGGCCAGGCGGTCGGCGAGTTCCGGCGGGCAGGCCTCGCCGCCGAAGATCAGGAGCCGGACGTTTTCGAGGGATTCGGCGGGCCACAGGGCTGCGAGCGTGGGCACCGTGGAAACGGCGGTGATTGCGTGGTTGATCAGCCAGGGGCCGAGGTCCATGCCGGTGCGGACCAAGGCGCGCGGTGCGGGTACCAGGCAGGCGCCGTGGCGCCAGGCGAGCCACATTTCCTCGCAGGAGGCGTCGAAGGCAACCGAAAGGCCGGCCAGGACGCGGTCCTGCGGGCCGAGCGGATCATCCTGGAGGAAAAGCCGGGCCTCCGCATCGACGAAGGCTGCGGCCGAGCGGTGCTGGACGGCCACCCCCTTGGGTGTTCCGGTGGACCCCGACGTGAAGATGATCCAGGCGTCGTCCCCGGGTCCGGGCAGGCGCGCGCCCTTGAATGGACCGCTGCGTGCCGCACCTGCCGGCCCCGGCCCGACGGAGCCCCCGGCCCCCAGGACGGCTGCCACCCGGGCTTCGCCAAACACGAGCCGGGCCCGTTCTGCGGGATCGTCCGCATCCACGGGAACGTAGGCTGCGCCCACCAGGAGGATGGCAAGGATGGAGACATACAGTTCGTTGGTGCCGGAGGGGATCCGCACGCCAATCCTGTCGCCGGCGCCCAGGCCGGCGAGGTGGAGCCGGCGTCCCGTGGCACGGACCTCGTCCAGCAATTGGGCGTAACTGAGCGACGTGCGGCCGTCATCCAGTGCCGAGGCGTCAGGAAACCGGGCGGCCGTGTCCTGCAGCACATCAATGAGGGTCCGGGCCGGCGGCGCCGCGGGAGCCCCGGCCAGCTGGGGCCGGAAAACGGCAACGCTGTGGCCGGCGTCCCCGGACTCCTGGTCCCGGCCGCCGGCTCCTGCACCGTCCCGGATGATGCTGGCTGGCTCCACGCCGGAACCGGAATCCCCAAAGGGGACCTGCTGCTGAGTCACTTGCGCATTGTGCCGGGACAAGATGAACGGAAGGTGTCGTGCGCGCCCGGACGGGCCGTTTCAGGCCGTTCGGGCGTTTGCCCGTTGTTCACGTCGCCCGTGCCTAGGGAACCAGCAGGACTTTCCCGGTGGTCTTGCGGCCTTCGAGGTCGCGGTGCGCCTGCCCGGCCTGGCTGAGCGGGTAGCGTGCACCGATCCGGACCTTCAGGCTGCCGTCGGCTGCGGCGGCGAACACCTCGTCCGAACGCCAGCGCCGCTCCGCCGCGTCCCGCAGGTAGTGGCCCATGGTGGGGCGCGTCAGGAACAGGGAGCCCGCGGCGTTGAGGCGCTGCGGGTCAAACGGCGGGACGGGCCCGGAAGCCGCCCCGAACAGCACCAGCATGCCCCGGATCCGCAAGGCTGCCAGGGAGCCGTCGAACGTATCCTTCCCCACGCCGTCGTAGACGACGTCGACGCCGGTACCGCTGGTGATGTCCCTGACCCGCTCCGCGAAGCCGTCGTAGCGCAGCACGTGGTGCGCGCCGGCTTCGAGCGCAAGCTGCTCCTTTTCGTCGGTGGAGACCGTGGTGATGACTTCCGCGCCCCGTGCCTTGAGCAGCTGGATCAGCAGCAGCCCCACGCCCCCGGCGCCCGCGTGCAGCAGGACCTTGTGGCCGGGCTCCACCTTGAAGGTGGAATTCATCAGGTAGTGGGCGGTGACGCCCTGCAGGGGGAGCGCTGCGGCAGTGAAAACATCCAGGCCTTTCGGTACGGGCAGTGCGGCATCCTCATCCACCAGCGCGTAGTCCGCGTAGCAGCTGATGCCTTCAGCGGTAGCCACCCGGCTGCCCACGGCGAAGCCGGTCACGCCCTCGCCGACTGCCTCGACAGTGCCGGCGGCCTCCGAACCTGGAGTGAAGGGGTAGGGGACTTTGTACGTTCCGCTGCGCTTATAGGTGTCGATGAAGTTGACGCCGGCCGCCCCGACCTTGACCAGCAGCTGCCCAGGGCCCGGAACGGGGGGCTCCGCCTCCGTGTACTCAAGGACTTCCGGTCCGCCTGCCTGCCGTGCGACGATTGCGTGCGTCATGGCTCTCCTTTCGCGGGTCCCGGCGTCTCCGGCCCCGGCTGCCGAAACCATCCTAGGGACACTCCCGGGCGGCACGACAAGTGCCGCGTTACCCGGACGCGCTCGAATGCATAATTATCAGTACCAATGCATAACTATTGCTGTATAGTCGGAGCATGACTATTTCTGTTGCGGTTTCGGGAGCCAGCGGCTACGCCGGGGGAGAGGTCCTCCGCCTCCTTGCCGGGCACCCCGGTGTGACCATTGGCGCCATCACAGCCCACAGCAACGCCGGTTCCCGCCTCGGTGAACTCCAGCCCCACCTGCACGGGCTGGCCAGCCGCATCCTCGAGGACACAACGGTGGAGAACCTCTCCGGCCACGACGTCGTGTTCCTTGCCCTGCCGCACGGCGCCTCCGCGGAGATCGCCGCCCAGCTGCCGGAGGGCACGGTGGTCATCGACGCCGGCGCAGACCACCGGCTTGAGGACCCCGCCGCCTGGGAAAAGTTCTACGGCTCCGCCCACGCCGGCACCTGGCCCTACGGCCTTCCCGAGCTGCCCGGCCAGCGTGAAGCCCTCAAGGGCGCCAAACGCATCGCCGTTCCCGGGTGCTACCCCACGTCCGCCCTGCTGGCCCTGACCCCCGGGTTCGCCGCGCACCTGCTGGAGCCCGACGACGTCGTGATCGTTTCCGCGTCCGGCACCTCAGGCGCGGGCAAGGCCGCCAAAGTCAACCTGATCGGCTCGGAGGTCATGGGCTCCATGAGCCCCTACGGCGTAGGCGGCGGCCACCGGCACACGCCGGAAATCGAGCAGGGCCTGTCCAACGCGGCGGGGGAGCAGGTCACCGTATCCTTTACGCCCACCCTTGCCCCGATGAGTCGCGGCATCCTGACCACCGCCACGGCCAAGGTCAAGGCCGGCACCACGGCGGCGGAACTGCGCCTGGCCTGGGCCGAGGCGTACGAAGATGAGCCGTTCGTCCACCTGCTGCCGGAAGGCCAGTGGCCCACCACCAAATCGGTCCAGAGCTCCAACCATGCCGCCATGCAGCTGGCCTTCGACGCCCACACCGGCCGGGTCATCGTCACCTGCGTCATCGACAACCTCACCAAGGGCACTGCCGGCGGCGCCGTGCAGTCCATGAACATCGCACTCGGCCTGCCGGAAACCGCCGGCCTCAACCTGCAGGGAGTAGCCCCGTGACCATCACCGCACCCCAGGGATTCCGGGCCGCCGGCGTCACTGCCGGACTCAAGGCCTCCGGCAATCCGGACCTCGCCCTGGTCGTCAACGACGGCCCCTCCAAGGCCGCCGCCGCCGTGTTCACCAGCAACCGGGTGGCGGCAGCCCCCGTGCACTGGTCCCGCCAGGTGGTCTCCGACGGCCGGGTGGACGCCGTCATCCTCAACTCCGGCGGCGCCAACGCCTGCACCGGCCCCACCGGGTTCCAGAACACCCACAGCACAGCGGAAAAAGTGGCGAAGGTGCTGGGGATCTCGGCCACTGACGTCTTCGTCTGCTCCACCGGCCTGATCGGCGAGCAGCTGCCCATGGACAAGATCCTTCCGGGGGTGGAGGCTGCCGCGGCGGAGCTCAGCACCGACGGCGGTCCGGCCGCCGGCACCGCCATCATGACCACGGACAGCGTGCCCAAGTCAGCGCTCTTCATCGGCACCGACGCCGACGGCCAGGAGTTCAGCATCGGCGGCATCGCCAAGGGGGCAGGCATGCTGGCCCCGGGCCTGGCCACCATGCTGGTGGTGCTCACCACGGATGCCGACGTGCAGCCGGAAATGCTCGACGTCGTCCTCCGCGATGCCACCCGCGTCACCTTTGACCGCGCCGACTCGGACGGCTGCATGTCAACCAACGACACCGTGGTCCTGCTTGCCTCGGGAGCTTCCGGTGCCGTGCCGTCCGCCGAGGCGTTCGGTGCCGGGCTGACCCAGGTCTGCGCCGAGCTGGCACGCAAACTGATCGCCGATGCCGAGGGCGCCAGCCACGACATCGCCATCCGGACCTTCAACGCGGCCAGTGAAGCCGACGCCGAGACGGTCAGCCGCTCCGTGGCCCGCTCCAACCTCTTCAAGGCCGCCATCTTCGGCAAGGACCCCAACTGGGGGCGTGTGCTCTCCGCCGTGGGCACCACCGACGCCGCCTTCGAGCCGGACAAACTCAACGTGGCCATGAACGGCATCCAGATCTGCCGGAACGGCAGCATCGGCGATGACCGCTCCCTGGTGGACCTGGAACCCCGCGAAGTGCTGGTGGAAATCGACCTGCAGGCAGGCGACGCCGAAGCCACCATTTGGACCAACGACCTCACCCACGACTACGTGCACGAAAACAGCGCCTACTCCAGCTAGGAGCCCCGGCCACGGCAATACCGCCAGGCACAAGCCGCTGTGGAAAGTGACAACATGAACACCCAGACGCGTGAAACCACCAGCATGTCCGCCGCCCAGGACAAGGCAGAAACCCTGATCGAGGCACTGCCTTGGATCCAGCGGTTCGCCGGCACCACCATGGTGATCAAATACGGCGGCAACGCCATGGTCAACGACGAACTCCGGCGTGCCTTCGCCGAGGACATCGTCTTCCTCCACCACGTGGGCATCCACCCTGTAGTGGTGCACGGCGGCGGTCCGCAGATCAACTCGATGCTGGGCCGGCTGGGCATCGAATCCGAATTCAAGGGCGGCCTGCGCGTCACCACCCCCGAGGCGATGGACGTGGTCCGCATGGTCCTCACCGGCCAGGTGGGCCGCGAACTGGTGGGCCTGATCAACTCCCACGGTCCCTACGCCGTCGGCATGTCCGGCGAAGACGGCGGGCTCCTCCGCGCCGTCCGCACCGGGACCGTGGTGGACGGCGAAGACGTGGACCTGGGGCTGGTGGGCGAGGTGGTCGGCGTCGACCCCGCAGGCATCATGGACATCCTCGCCGCGGGCCGCATCCCCGTAATTTCCACGGTGGCCCCGGAAATCGTCGACGGCGGCGAAGGCGTGGCGGGGGCCGCGCGGTTCCAGCCCACCGGCCAGGTCCTGAATGTCAACGCCGACACCGCAGCGGCCGCCGTGGCCTCGGCCCTTGGTGCCTCCAAGCTGGTGATCCTGACCGACGTCGAGGGCCTCTACGCCAACTGGCCGGACAAGTCTTCCCTGATCTCCTCGCTCACGGCGTCGGAGCTGCGGGACATGCTGCCCCGCCTCGAATCCGGCATGATCCCCAAGATGGCCGCGTGCCTCAAGGCCATCGACGAGGGCGTGGAACGCGCACACATCGTGGACGGGCGCCTGCCCCACTCCATGCTTCTTGAAACATTTACGACGGCGGGCATCGGCACCCAGGTTGTCCCGGACGAGGAGATCAACGGATGAACACCATGGAAAAGTCACCAGTGAATGAGTTGGTGGAAACCACGGGCCACGCCGGTTCCGAGTGGCTCTCCCGCTACTCCAGCTCGCTGATGAACGTGTTCGGCACGCCGCAGCGGGTCCTGGTCCGCGGCGCCGGCTGCCTGGTCTGGGACGCCGACGGCAAGGAATACCTGGACCTGCTCGGCGGCATCGCCGTGAACGCCCTGGGCCACGCCCACCCGTTCGTGACGTCGGTGATTTCCAGCCAGCTGGCCACCCTGGGGCACGTCTCCAACTTCTTCACCAGCCCCACCCAGGTGGCGCTGGCCGAGAAACTCCTGCAATTGGCCCACGCGCCAGCCGGCTCCAAGGTGTTCTTCAGCAACTCCGGCACCGAGGCCAACGAGGCAGCGTTCAAGCTGGCCCGGCGCAACACCGGTTCCGGGGACACGAAACGCACGAAGATTATTGCCCTGG is a window from the Arthrobacter sp. NicSoilC5 genome containing:
- the argJ gene encoding bifunctional glutamate N-acetyltransferase/amino-acid acetyltransferase ArgJ; translated protein: MTITAPQGFRAAGVTAGLKASGNPDLALVVNDGPSKAAAAVFTSNRVAAAPVHWSRQVVSDGRVDAVILNSGGANACTGPTGFQNTHSTAEKVAKVLGISATDVFVCSTGLIGEQLPMDKILPGVEAAAAELSTDGGPAAGTAIMTTDSVPKSALFIGTDADGQEFSIGGIAKGAGMLAPGLATMLVVLTTDADVQPEMLDVVLRDATRVTFDRADSDGCMSTNDTVVLLASGASGAVPSAEAFGAGLTQVCAELARKLIADAEGASHDIAIRTFNAASEADAETVSRSVARSNLFKAAIFGKDPNWGRVLSAVGTTDAAFEPDKLNVAMNGIQICRNGSIGDDRSLVDLEPREVLVEIDLQAGDAEATIWTNDLTHDYVHENSAYSS
- the argB gene encoding acetylglutamate kinase; protein product: MNTQTRETTSMSAAQDKAETLIEALPWIQRFAGTTMVIKYGGNAMVNDELRRAFAEDIVFLHHVGIHPVVVHGGGPQINSMLGRLGIESEFKGGLRVTTPEAMDVVRMVLTGQVGRELVGLINSHGPYAVGMSGEDGGLLRAVRTGTVVDGEDVDLGLVGEVVGVDPAGIMDILAAGRIPVISTVAPEIVDGGEGVAGAARFQPTGQVLNVNADTAAAAVASALGASKLVILTDVEGLYANWPDKSSLISSLTASELRDMLPRLESGMIPKMAACLKAIDEGVERAHIVDGRLPHSMLLETFTTAGIGTQVVPDEEING